One Oceanotoga teriensis DNA segment encodes these proteins:
- a CDS encoding PucR family transcriptional regulator, which yields MTEIDYGIKDIIENFNIMNKNINEEDLKVLVHYIKETIKKDYRLVESSALLLNTLIQGKGIKYIVELGSEILNNPVILVDSAYKIIAHSKKAEIEEKFWKENIEKGYCSYEFIKEVKKIKEVKQAPNSNYPFVVTCYASPIKKMVSKVIIDHRCMGNIIVLESKKNFDEESFKLLKTLSDVISEKLDKNGNYKNLKGLMYENLFLDLLEGNIKNENILKERAMSCDFNLNKDYFIFCVQLSKIEEKNKLKNLYSFIQEKFLNFKTVYYKENFIVLIDKIDMSIIEDEDIKTILNKNNVYVGISDFFSDIINMKKYYNQSLFALKNHKNYDDNLIKYSDFKVLDLIYNIKDKINLKDFCQNSVYKLIEYDKNKNTEYFETLKSYLKNNMNMIETAKSMYLHRNTLAYRINKIKDIIDYDLNDGDKNFEIYFTIKIIEEIK from the coding sequence TTGACTGAAATAGATTATGGTATAAAAGATATAATTGAAAATTTTAATATAATGAATAAAAATATAAATGAAGAAGATTTAAAAGTTCTTGTTCATTATATAAAAGAAACTATAAAAAAAGATTATAGACTGGTAGAAAGTTCAGCTTTACTTTTAAATACTTTAATACAAGGAAAAGGTATAAAATATATAGTTGAACTTGGATCAGAAATATTAAACAACCCTGTTATTCTCGTTGATTCAGCTTATAAAATTATAGCTCATTCGAAAAAAGCAGAAATTGAAGAAAAATTTTGGAAAGAAAATATAGAAAAAGGTTATTGTTCATATGAGTTTATAAAAGAAGTGAAGAAAATAAAGGAAGTTAAACAAGCTCCCAATTCTAATTATCCATTTGTAGTTACATGTTATGCAAGTCCCATAAAAAAGATGGTAAGCAAAGTTATAATAGATCATAGATGTATGGGGAATATAATAGTTCTCGAGTCAAAGAAAAATTTTGATGAAGAAAGTTTTAAGCTTTTAAAAACATTAAGTGATGTAATATCTGAAAAATTAGATAAAAATGGAAATTACAAAAACTTAAAAGGGTTGATGTATGAAAATCTTTTTTTAGATTTACTTGAAGGAAATATAAAAAATGAAAATATTTTAAAAGAAAGAGCTATGAGTTGTGATTTTAACTTAAATAAGGATTATTTTATATTTTGTGTTCAATTATCAAAAATTGAGGAAAAAAATAAATTAAAAAATTTATATTCTTTTATTCAAGAAAAATTTTTGAATTTTAAAACAGTTTATTATAAAGAAAATTTTATAGTTTTGATAGATAAAATAGATATGAGTATAATAGAAGATGAAGATATAAAAACTATTTTAAATAAAAATAATGTATATGTTGGAATAAGTGATTTTTTCTCTGATATCATAAATATGAAAAAATATTATAATCAAAGTCTTTTTGCTTTAAAAAATCATAAAAATTATGATGATAATTTGATAAAATATTCTGATTTTAAAGTTTTAGATTTAATATATAATATAAAAGATAAGATAAACTTAAAAGATTTTTGTCAAAATTCTGTTTATAAGTTAATAGAATATGATAAGAATAAAAATACTGAGTATTTTGAAACTTTGAAGTCTTATTTAAAAAATAATATGAATATGATAGAAACGGCAAAGAGTATGTATTTACATAGAAATACTTTAGCTTATAGGATAAATAAAATCAAAGATATAATTGATTATGATTTAAATGATGGGGATAAAAATTTTGAAATATATTTTACTATAAAAATAATTGAAGAAATAAAGTAA
- a CDS encoding NAD(P)/FAD-dependent oxidoreductase, with translation MKYKKLFSEGMIGNLKLKNRIVMPAMGTSLATSTGEASDEIIRYYEERAKGGCGLIITEITRIDNETGIGTPNQLCVTDSYQIPRLQKLTRAVHKYDTKIFTQLHHPGRQAHSSSLNGKQIVGPSPIASKAIGEIPRELETLEVENLVKKFIKGAKISQLSGFDGIELHGAHGYLICQFLSPATNKRTDKYGGTFMNRMRFLTEIIMGIRHICGKDFPISVRIDGDEFIEGGIDINESIKIARYLESIGIDAINVSSGTYESSITIIEPVSYKEGWKKHLSQSIKENIKIPVIACDSIKRPEIAENLLETNNLDFVALGRAQLADPEWGNKALNGKEDQIRSCISCLKCIELIMNGKRIECAVNPRVGMEIDFEEFKKDGDQRKVVIIGGGPAGMQAGINLAKRNFTPIIFEKEDHLGGSVFLGSKPPMKEKLKWFIDNMENELKDLNVDIRLNTKANIDLLKNINPYAIFIATGAKPIIPNIEGINSKNVYTAEQILSEKTEIKNKKIAVIGSGMTGLETAEYLNNKNNELTVIEMQKDIAPGTYLPNLMDILPRIKKEKINLLTSKKLVKINENSIELMNMNTKKIEILETDLIVLSLGVQSNIEIVEEIKESFKNIKIIGDVEKPGRIFDAMRSSFDKSYVL, from the coding sequence TTGAAGTATAAAAAACTTTTTTCTGAAGGTATGATAGGTAATCTAAAATTAAAAAACAGAATTGTAATGCCCGCAATGGGAACTTCTTTAGCAACATCAACTGGAGAAGCAAGTGATGAAATAATCCGTTATTATGAAGAAAGAGCCAAAGGAGGATGTGGTTTAATAATAACAGAAATCACAAGAATAGACAATGAAACAGGCATAGGAACTCCCAACCAATTATGTGTAACTGACAGTTATCAAATACCAAGACTGCAAAAATTAACAAGAGCTGTTCATAAATATGACACAAAAATATTCACTCAATTACATCATCCTGGAAGACAAGCACATAGCAGTAGTTTGAATGGTAAACAAATAGTTGGACCAAGTCCTATTGCATCAAAAGCTATAGGAGAAATACCAAGAGAATTAGAAACTCTTGAAGTAGAAAATTTAGTAAAAAAGTTCATAAAAGGAGCTAAAATATCTCAATTGTCCGGATTTGATGGAATTGAATTACATGGTGCTCATGGATATTTGATATGTCAGTTTTTAAGTCCAGCAACTAATAAAAGAACTGATAAATATGGCGGAACATTTATGAATAGAATGAGATTTTTAACTGAAATAATAATGGGTATAAGACATATATGTGGAAAAGATTTTCCAATTTCCGTAAGAATAGATGGCGATGAATTTATCGAAGGTGGAATAGATATAAATGAATCAATAAAAATCGCAAGATATCTTGAAAGTATAGGTATAGATGCAATAAATGTGAGTTCAGGAACATATGAATCTTCAATAACAATAATAGAACCCGTTTCTTATAAGGAAGGATGGAAAAAACATTTATCTCAATCAATAAAAGAAAATATAAAAATACCTGTAATCGCTTGTGATAGCATCAAAAGACCTGAAATTGCTGAAAATTTACTCGAAACAAATAATCTTGATTTTGTAGCACTTGGAAGAGCTCAATTGGCAGATCCTGAATGGGGAAATAAAGCTTTAAATGGTAAAGAAGATCAGATAAGATCCTGTATTTCATGCTTAAAATGTATAGAATTAATAATGAATGGAAAAAGAATTGAATGTGCTGTAAATCCAAGAGTTGGAATGGAAATAGATTTTGAAGAGTTTAAAAAAGATGGCGATCAAAGAAAAGTTGTAATAATAGGCGGAGGTCCTGCTGGTATGCAAGCTGGAATAAATCTTGCAAAAAGAAATTTTACTCCTATTATATTCGAAAAAGAGGATCATCTTGGTGGAAGTGTTTTTCTTGGAAGTAAACCACCAATGAAAGAAAAATTAAAATGGTTCATAGATAATATGGAAAATGAATTAAAAGATTTAAATGTAGATATAAGACTTAATACAAAAGCTAATATTGATTTATTAAAAAATATAAATCCTTATGCAATTTTTATTGCTACAGGTGCAAAGCCTATAATTCCAAATATAGAAGGCATAAATTCTAAAAATGTTTATACTGCTGAGCAAATATTATCTGAAAAAACAGAAATAAAAAATAAAAAAATAGCTGTTATTGGTTCTGGAATGACAGGTCTTGAAACAGCGGAATATTTAAACAATAAAAATAATGAATTAACTGTAATTGAAATGCAAAAAGATATTGCACCAGGTACTTATTTACCAAATTTGATGGATATTTTACCTCGTATAAAAAAAGAAAAAATTAATTTATTAACTTCTAAAAAACTCGTAAAAATAAATGAAAATTCAATAGAATTAATGAATATGAACACTAAAAAAATAGAAATATTAGAAACAGATTTAATTGTTCTTTCACTTGGGGTTCAATCAAATATCGAAATTGTTGAAGAAATAAAAGAATCATTTAAAAACATAAAAATAATCGGTGATGTTGAAAAACCAGGCAGAATTTTTGATGCTATGAGATCTTCATTTGATAAATCTTATGTACTTTAA
- a CDS encoding SDR family NAD(P)-dependent oxidoreductase: MKEFKNKVAVITGAANGIGLELSKEAAKRGMKVVMADIAENDLNIAFDEVKKISSEVIKVVTDVTIFEDMVDLSKKATDSFEKVDLFFNNAGVVVPGPIWEIPNKDIDYIMQSNVYSIAYGLKVFIPLMMKQGTPAHIVNTASVAGLLSSPGMPTYHMTKFANVGLSESVNYQLRAINSNIKMSVYCPGFIQTDLNHCDKRRPKRFEIDKNDPYYTSQTYKDGLKRADHVINTGIPIDSVGMSVFQAIEDEQFYILTHPQYNPVIGLRVKTILEGKNPDISIFKK; the protein is encoded by the coding sequence ATGAAAGAATTTAAAAACAAAGTTGCAGTTATAACAGGTGCAGCTAATGGAATAGGTTTAGAGCTTTCAAAAGAAGCCGCAAAAAGAGGTATGAAAGTTGTAATGGCAGATATTGCTGAAAATGATCTCAATATTGCCTTTGATGAAGTTAAAAAAATAAGTTCAGAAGTTATAAAAGTTGTAACGGATGTAACTATATTTGAAGACATGGTAGATCTATCAAAAAAAGCTACAGATTCATTCGAAAAGGTTGATTTATTTTTTAATAATGCTGGAGTTGTAGTTCCAGGACCTATTTGGGAAATTCCTAATAAAGATATAGATTATATAATGCAATCAAATGTATACAGTATAGCATATGGTTTAAAAGTATTTATACCTTTAATGATGAAACAAGGAACACCTGCTCATATAGTTAACACAGCAAGTGTGGCTGGTCTCTTATCTTCACCTGGAATGCCAACCTATCATATGACTAAATTTGCCAATGTTGGATTATCTGAATCAGTAAACTATCAATTAAGAGCTATTAATTCAAATATAAAAATGTCTGTTTATTGCCCTGGTTTTATTCAAACTGATTTAAACCATTGTGATAAAAGAAGACCTAAAAGATTTGAAATAGACAAAAATGATCCTTATTATACAAGTCAAACTTATAAAGATGGTTTAAAAAGAGCCGATCATGTAATAAATACAGGTATACCTATTGATAGTGTTGGCATGAGTGTTTTTCAGGCTATTGAAGATGAACAATTTTATATACTAACTCATCCACAATATAATCCTGTTATAGGATTGAGAGTTAAAACTATATTAGAAGGAAAAAATCCTGATATTTCTATATTCAAAAAATAA